The Brenneria rubrifaciens genome has a window encoding:
- a CDS encoding DNA topoisomerase family protein: MAKTALFAEKKQNICPECGSVLVIRSGRHGPFLGCSRYPQCGFIRPLKIQADGHIVKVLDGQICPQCQATLVLRQGRYGMFIGCDNYPECNHTQAIDRPDETTIDCPQCKRGTLLQRKSRYGKVFHSCDCYPDCQFTLNHKPVAGECIYCHYPLLLEKKTAQGIRFFCASKLCGKPAKTEIDNDE, encoded by the coding sequence ATGGCTAAGACCGCACTGTTTGCCGAAAAGAAACAAAATATCTGTCCTGAGTGTGGGTCTGTGTTGGTTATCCGTTCCGGCCGACACGGACCTTTTCTCGGTTGCTCCCGCTATCCGCAGTGCGGATTTATTCGTCCGCTGAAAATTCAGGCAGATGGTCATATTGTCAAAGTATTGGATGGGCAGATTTGCCCGCAATGTCAGGCCACATTGGTATTGAGACAAGGACGTTATGGCATGTTCATCGGGTGTGACAATTATCCCGAATGCAATCATACCCAAGCAATAGATCGCCCAGATGAAACAACGATTGATTGTCCGCAATGTAAAAGAGGCACTTTGCTACAACGTAAATCCCGTTATGGGAAAGTATTTCATTCTTGCGATTGCTACCCTGATTGCCAGTTTACGCTAAACCATAAACCTGTTGCAGGCGAGTGTATCTATTGCCATTACCCGCTACTGCTTGAGAAGAAAACAGCGCAGGGCATCAGGTTTTTTTGTGCCAGCAAATTATGCGGAAAGCCGGCAAAGACTGAAATTGATAACGATGAGTGA
- the tsaC gene encoding L-threonylcarbamoyladenylate synthase type 1 TsaC, translating to MSDVSDDVLVPLLRELQNESVIAYPTEAVFGLGCDPDSEIAVKRLLALKQRPWQKGLILIAANYQQLSSYVDDSALSEKRKYDMFSSWPGPVTWVMPAKPTTPKWLTGQFTSLAVRVSAHPLVKQLCLSYGKPLVSTSANLSGLPPCRTEEEVCQQFGKDFPIVHGKVGGRTNPSEIRDVLTGELLRQG from the coding sequence ATGAGTGATGTTTCTGATGATGTTCTGGTTCCTTTATTAAGGGAATTGCAGAATGAAAGTGTGATCGCCTATCCCACTGAGGCCGTATTTGGCTTGGGGTGTGATCCTGATAGTGAAATTGCGGTCAAGCGTTTATTGGCACTAAAACAACGGCCTTGGCAGAAAGGATTGATCCTTATTGCCGCCAATTACCAGCAACTATCATCCTATGTAGACGACAGCGCGTTATCTGAAAAACGAAAATACGATATGTTCTCAAGTTGGCCAGGGCCGGTTACTTGGGTGATGCCGGCGAAGCCGACAACGCCGAAATGGCTTACCGGGCAATTCACGTCCCTCGCAGTCCGTGTCAGCGCACACCCATTGGTAAAGCAATTGTGTCTGAGCTATGGAAAACCGTTAGTTTCAACCAGTGCTAATTTGAGTGGATTGCCGCCTTGCCGTACTGAGGAGGAAGTTTGCCAACAATTCGGTAAAGATTTTCCTATTGTTCATGGGAAAGTCGGTGGCAGGACAAATCCTTCAGAGATAAGAGATGTTTTAACTGGTGAGCTGCTGCGTCAGGGTTAA
- the aroE gene encoding shikimate dehydrogenase, producing the protein MSEIKSFAVFGNPIAHSKSPRIHELFAAQTGIDLSYQRVLAPQDTFEEVLRHYFLDGAWGANITAPFKERAFVQADELSEYASLAGAVNTLKKLKDGRLFGDNTDGIGLLSDLQRLNFINPQDHVLLIGAGGAARGVIQPLLSYGCSIVLTNRTFSKADALAQLFGSIGEIEAVTFDALLQGQLFNLVINATSSGMYGSVPDLPSKLISPETRCYDMFYLPRITPFLAWCINQGAVHYADGLGMLVGQAAHAFKLWHGVMPDVNPVIQLLKLELSP; encoded by the coding sequence GTGTCTGAGATAAAGTCTTTTGCTGTTTTTGGTAATCCAATCGCACACAGTAAATCGCCACGTATACATGAGTTATTTGCTGCCCAGACGGGCATTGACCTTTCTTATCAGCGTGTGCTGGCACCGCAGGACACCTTTGAAGAGGTTCTTCGTCACTATTTTCTAGACGGAGCATGGGGCGCGAACATTACCGCGCCATTTAAAGAGCGGGCTTTTGTACAGGCAGATGAACTTAGTGAATATGCATCACTTGCTGGTGCGGTTAATACGTTAAAGAAGCTTAAAGATGGGCGCTTGTTTGGCGACAATACTGATGGCATTGGATTGTTAAGTGATTTGCAGCGGCTGAATTTCATCAATCCACAAGATCATGTTTTACTGATTGGGGCTGGTGGTGCCGCCCGTGGTGTTATACAGCCATTGCTGTCTTATGGTTGCTCGATCGTGCTGACGAACCGTACTTTCTCAAAAGCGGATGCATTGGCACAACTCTTCGGTTCGATTGGTGAGATTGAGGCGGTAACGTTTGATGCGTTGTTGCAAGGACAGTTATTCAATCTGGTGATCAATGCAACATCATCCGGCATGTACGGTAGTGTCCCCGATTTACCCTCGAAGCTGATTTCACCTGAAACACGTTGCTATGACATGTTTTACTTACCTAGAATTACGCCATTTTTAGCATGGTGTATCAACCAGGGGGCAGTCCATTACGCAGATGGTTTAGGTATGTTGGTTGGGCAAGCAGCACATGCTTTTAAACTTTGGCATGGCGTGATGCCAGATGTTAATCCTGTCATCCAGTTACTTAAACTGGAACTGTCGCCGTGA
- a CDS encoding DUF1488 family protein, with amino-acid sequence MLILSSSYLNWNCRRESGDPISGLIVSTHWNGVLQAIRFPVLGNGFQQECLIGIAQFRRHYSNVSPELCLALFR; translated from the coding sequence ATGTTAATCCTGTCATCCAGTTACTTAAACTGGAACTGTCGCCGTGAATCAGGCGATCCAATTTCCGGATTGATTGTTAGTACTCATTGGAACGGGGTGTTGCAGGCGATTCGTTTTCCGGTTTTGGGAAATGGATTTCAGCAGGAATGCCTAATCGGTATAGCACAGTTTCGGCGGCATTATTCTAACGTCAGCCCTGAGCTGTGCTTGGCGCTGTTCAGGTAA